TGCCGAAGCGATCGCCAACAGCTTCGCCAAAACTTGCAGCTTTCTCTTGAGTCGTTTCCGCAAGGTCGCTTAACTTTTCCTGACCTGCTTCTGCAAAAGCTCCAAACTTCTCTTGCGCGCCTGCAGCGAATCCAGAAGCACTCTCCTGCAGATTACTCAGTCCTTCAGTGGCTGATTCGCGGAGATCACTGAAGCGATCGCTCGCAGCCTCTCCAAAACTTGCAGCTTTCTCCTGGGCTGTGGTCAAGAGATCACTGAGATCATCCTTGTGAGCTTCTGCAAAGGTGCCAAACTTTTCTTGAGTCTCAGAAGCTAAGTCAGCTGCGCTTTCTCGCAAGTTACCGAGACTTTCTGAAGCAGAATCGCGTAGGCCACCCAATCGATCGCTGATAACTTCACCGAAACTGGCCGCTTTTTCCTGAGCGCCGGCAAAGAGATCACCCAAGTCATCTTTACGGGCTTCCGTAAAATCGCCCAACGTTTCTTTGGCACCTGCGGCTAAGTCTGCAGCATTTTCCCTTAGATTGCTGAGACCTTCTGCGGCTGCCGATCCAAGCTCAGAAGCTTTATCGGTCACAGACTGAAAAACTGCCGAGAAGGGATTCTCAGGATCTGTGGGTGTTGGCTCGGAGGCAAGTTCTACTAAAAAATCACCGGCTGCTGGCTCTGCAGGAGGGTCAGTCGCAAGGTCTGCGAGGAGCTCATCGAGCGAAATCTCTTCACCTTCAGAGGGCGTGTTGCCTGAACTATTTGGCGCGTTGTTGTTAGTCATGGGGTTTCCCTCTGCAGAACACCGTGGCCCAGTGACAGGCATTGCTCAAATTCTGGCTAGATTTGACGCCTATGACCACAATTGCAACGATTCATTGACGATCGCCAAGGGTAATTTTGGGTGTGTGTTGGCTACAAGCTCAGGGTTTAGCTAGCGTAGAGGGAGCACGTCAGCGATCGCGATCGCAGTTGAATGGAAGCCCTCTTTGTCGCCGTTGCGATGATTTTGAGCTGGGTCTTAATCCTGCTGACGGTTTGGAGTTTACTCAGTGCGGCCCGAGATGCGCTCCGGCAAGCGCGGCGCATGTATGCGATTCCCTGTCCGCGCTGTCGTTTTTTTAGCAACAACACCCACCTCAAATGCTGTGTACATCCCCATCTCGCGATGACAGATGCCGCCGTCAACTGCCGCGATTTCGAGCCGCAGACCAAACCGATGCGCCTGTCTTAACTGGCTGAACTGAGTCAAGCGTTGTTCTAGGGCCAGGCTTCTGGTGGGCAGTAGCGCCGCATCAGATCACTGACCCAGGCAGGGGGTTGTGGATCCGCCAGACTAATGACTGTTCCCAGACCAGCTCGAGGCGTGCGTTGCTGCAGCAGTTCATCCACATCATTGACGCGCTCAAGTCCTAGAAAAGACTGTTGGGGATTTTGGCGATCGCACTCTCCGTAAATCTCAATGAGCAAATAACGACTGGTTGTTTCTGGATCCTCAATGCGCACCTGTCCCCGAATCAGCGTTTTGGTCGCACTTGCTGCATCGAGAGTTGGCTCAGCCAGCAAAGCCACGCGGCGATCGGCGTAGACACCCAGTTCCAAATCAGGTGATGTCGAGGTGTGGCGATCGCAGGCGATGAGGGCAATCGCCAGCAGTCCGACCGCGATCGCCTTGGTCATGATTGGCTCTCCAAACCCAGCCAGCGCTGAAAGCGATCGCGTTGTTCAGGTGTCGCTTCGGAGGAGAGTCGGAGTGTATAGCTCTGGGGTTGTGGTTCTGCCAGCGTGAGCCAGCGCGACTGGAGTTGATCATCGTGAAAAATGGTCAGCTCTAGGGTTTGCCCCGCTTGGCAACTGCCGAGGCGGCGAGTGAAACTCTCAGCCGTGACCCGCAGTCCATTGAGGGCAACCAGTTCATCGCCAATCATTAACCCTGCCTGCTCACCGGGACTGTTGCTCGCTACAAATTTGACTTGGCAACGTCCCTGCTCGTCCGCCAACCGCAAGCCATGGCTGGGATGCTCGGAACTCTGTGGTTGTAGTTTCAGCCCTACAGACTCTATTGCTTTAGCAATCGGCAGTTCTTCAAGCCCATCGACATAGCGATCGAAGAAACTGGTGAGATCCACACCCGCAACTTCACTGAAAATCTGCCGTAGCTCCGCCTCTTCAAACCCCACTTCCTGCGGCTGGCCATAGCGCTGCCAGAGGAGCCGCAACACATCATCGAAGCTGCGATCGGGCTGATGATGACGAATCTCCAAATCCAATAACCAGCAGACCAGCTGCCCTTTCAAGTAGTAGGACATCTGCTGGTTATCGCTGTAAGCATCGCGACGATAGAGCTTGACCCAAGCATCAAAGCTGGACTCGGAGAGGGGCTGTACGGCACGACCAGGCGTTGTCAGATAGCGGCTGAGATCTTTGCTCAGGGCTTCCAAAAAGGTATTGACGCCGTAGAGTCCCGCCCGCAGTGGAAGCAGCAAATCGTAGTAACTTGTGGCCCCTTCACTAAACCAGAGCGAAGGGGTGTAGTTTTCAGCCTCGTAATCAAACTGCTCGAGTGCTTTGGGTCGGATGCGCTTGACATTCCAGAGATGGAAAAACTCGTGGGCAACCAGTTGCAGGAAGCGTCGGTAGCCTTCGGGTTCAGTGATGGTGTGGCGATCGAAGGCCAGCACGGTACTGTCGCGATGCTCGAGCCCGCCATAGCCACCGCTACTGAGATGGAGGATAAACCAGTAGTGGTCGTAGGGAAGACCACCAAAGATCTGAGCCTCGGTTTCAATCAGTCGGGTGGTATCGGCCACGAGGCGATCGCTATTGAGGCTGCCGCCCCAAATGCGCCAGTAGTGCTTTTTGCCCAGAACTGTGAACGCTTGGGTCTGCTCTGGCCCCAGTTCAAAGGGACTATCGACGAGGGTGTCGTAGTCAGCTGCTTGGAACCGATTAGAGGCGATCGCAGGCAGTGCCGTGGCAATCGTCCAGTCTTCAGGGGCAATAATTTCAACCTGACAGGGGCGATCGCGCCAGTCTTCGATATACAGACAAAGAGCGGCAGGGGTGAAGAAGCCGTGACTGCGATCGAGGTGATTGGTGCGGACGGTTAATTCCGTGGCCAGCACTTGATAGCTCACTTGCAGATCGCAATATCCCTGCGTCTCAATCTGCCAAGCGTTCTTGCGGAGTTTACGCCAGGGTAGTGGTTGGCCTGTTGTCGTCTGCGCCTGAAAGCCTTGGAGATGGCGAACGTATTCCCGCAGCAGGTAAGAACCAGGTGTCCAAGCTGGTAGCTGCACAGTCACCCTGTCGGCCTGCCAATCGCTGATCTGCAGAGTCACTTCAAATAAGTGGTTGCAGGGATTGGGCATGGCCACACGATAGGTGAGGCCTTGGGCAGCGATCGCCAGGAAATCAGCAGTAGCTTGCGCGAGCGTCATCAGCCACGGGGGAGGAAACTGCTCTCCATTGTGCGGCTTGTCACCCGTTGCGTAGGTATCGATTTGCTGGCAGGAACGGCTTCGAGGTTAGGCCGCTGTCCGATAAACATCACTCGCCGCCCGCTGGCACAGGGAATGGCGATAGACCAGCGCGTCAAAGTCTTCGCAATAGCCGCCGCCCAGCACTGAGGCAACGGGATAACCCTGCCGCACACAGGTTTCTAGCACTTGCATTTCCCGACGAAAGAGGCCGGTATCTGTCAGCGCCAGTTTGCCGAGGCGATCGCCTGCGTGCGGATCGACTCCAGCATTATAGATCACCAAATCTGGCCGAAACTGACTCAGCAGATCGGGTAGGTAGTGGGCCAGCTTCTGGAGGTAGGCATCGTCTTCCATACCTTCCGCTAGGGCAACATCACAATCGCTCTGCTGCTTCCGTGCCGGGAAGTTGGCTTCGCAGTGCATCGAAAAGGTAAAGACTCGGGGCTCATCTCGAAAAATCCAAGCGGTGCCATCGCCCTGATGGACATCGAGGTCAACAATCAAAATTCGCTCAACCAGTTCTTCCTGTAGCAGGAGTTTGGCCGCGATCGCGCAGTCATTAAAAATGCAAAAGCCAGAGCCATAGTCTGGGAAAGCATGATGAGTCCCGCCAGCGAGATTGCAGGCTAATCCGTGCTGGAGCGCTAACCGCGCTGTCAGGATGGTGCCCCCAACGGCAATCCAAGTCCGCTCGACCAGAGCCGGACTCCAAGGCAGACCAATCCGTCGCAGCGATCGCTCATCGAGCTGCCCCTCGCTGTAGGACTGGATGTAGTCCAAGCTGTGAACGAGAGCTAGCCACTCCAACGGCGGGCGATCGGGCTGTTGGAACTGCTGTGGACTGACCACGCGATCGTGCAAGAGGCGATCGTACAGAAGCCGAAATTTGGCCATCGGGAAGCGATGGGTTGAAGGCAAGGGAGCGGAATAACTGGGGTGATAGACCAGGGGAAGGTCCACAGTGATGGGTTAAAAGCAGTGCTCTCTGAAGCTAGCAAGGTTGAGAATTGCGATCGCTGGTCAAAGAGAGAGAACAGTCACCCTCCACGGCTCAGAATGACCATAAAAATGAAGAAAACAAGAATTTGCAAAAAGAAAAAATTTCTATTGACTTCCTGAGAGTCAACAGAATCCCCAAAAACCCACGAGTAATTCCGCTATCGAAGACCTAGATCTTGATGAAGAATTGAGAAAACAAAGCCAGTCATTGAATATTTTTAACTTTAACAAGATCTCAAATAAGTTTAACCATTCCATAACTTGCTCTGAATCTTCTGTAAACCCAAGCCGCCTACTTTGGTTTAGGTGTATCAGCAGCAAGCATTGAAGAGTCATGCTGATCTTTTAAATCAGTGACTGTATCAGGATTTGCCGCTGACCCTTGGCAATGATGATCAAGACGTAACTTGGCTTGCGACCAAGTAGACATCATCTTGGCAGAAGTGCCGAACAGTGTCCCAAAGCCACCAAGACAATGTCTCAATTTACTCTTCAGCTTCTGCATTTCTCAGACCAAGAAGCCGGTATTCCCGCCTTAGAAGATGCTCCAAATTTATCAGCAGTTCTTAAGGCTCTAAAAGATCAAGATGGAGATGACGCAGATACTAATCCTGACTATCAGAACACATTAATCCTATCTTCGGGTGATGCCTACATTCCAGGCACCTTTCTGGATGCTAGTGTCCAAGCATACGGTGGGCAAGGACGAGCAGATATTCTTATCCAGAATGAGTTGGGTGTACAAGCCATCTCTTTTGGCAACCACGAGTTTGACTTGGGAACTGGCCTGATTGCAAATTTATTAAAGCCTTCTGAAGATGGAAGCTATTTAGGTGCTGCCTTCCCTTATCTCAGTGGTAATCTTAACTTTTCTGCTGATCCTAATTTAGCCCCCCTCGTTACTATCGATGGGCAAGAAGCAAGTACAATCGCTGGCAAAATTGCGGCGAGCACCATCATTACTGTCAATGGTGAAAAAATAGGCGTCGTTGGAGCCACAACCCCGATTCTTCGCACAATCTCTAGCCCAGGTGCAGTGCAGATTGAACCTGTACCCTTTGGTGGGGTTCCAACTGCCCAAGAACTAGATGCCCTGGCTGCAATTATTCAAGCAGATGTCGATGCACTCCTTGCTAATAACTCTGATCTCAACAAGGTAGTGCTGCTGTCACACATGCAGCAGATCTCAATCGAACAAGAAATTGCAAAGCGTTTAAGAAACGTTGACATTATCGTTGCTGGCGGTTCCAATACTCGTTTGCTTGACAGCAATGACGTTTTGAGAGCAGGTGATACTAAGCAGGGCGAGTATCCATTCTTTACAAATGACGCTGATGGAAAGCCGATCGCTGTCGTTAATACCGATGGTAACTATAAGTATGTCGGTCGCCTAGTGATTAACTTTGATGAAAACGGCAATATTATTGCAGATAGTTATGACCCAGAGATAAGCGGTGTGTATGCAACTGATGATGCTGGAGTTGCTGCACTCAATGCCCAAGACTTAGTCGATCCTGAAATACAAGAAATCGTCGATAACCTGAGTGGTGTAATTGCCAGCTTAGATGGCTCAATTTTTGGAAGTACTGACGTCTTCTTGAATGGTCTGCGAGGTGATGTTCGCATTCAAGAGACCAATCTCGGTAACCTATCAGCAGATGCTAATCTCGCCTATGCAAAGTCAGTTGATTCAACTGTAACTCTCTCTCTTAAGAACGGTGGTGGTATTCGCAATAATATTGGTTTCATTACTTTCCCAGAGGGATCAACCGATCCTAATGACGCTCTTAGACTGCCACCAGCAGCCAACCCACTAGCCAACAAAGACGAGGGTGATGTCTCGCAGCTCGACATCACGAATTCTCTGAGTTTCAACAATGGCCTGACACTTATCACTCTAACAGCTGAAGAATTGCTAGAGATTGTTGAGTATGGCTTTGCGGCCAGCAGTCTCAACGACAGTAATACTCAAGGCCGCTTCCCTCAGATTGGTGGTTTCTCTGTTGCAATTGATTTGACGCGTGATCCAGGCGATCGCGTCATTTCATTAGCCATCAAAGATGAAGAAGGACGCGATATTGACGTCGTGGTCCGAAATGGTGAGATTGTCGGCAACCCCGCACGAACTTTCCGAATGGTAACCCTCAGCTTTCTAGCAGATGGGGGCGATGGATATCCCTTCCCCACTGGTGAGGCAACCAACCGAATTGATCTTGCTCAACCCACAGAAGCTGAACGTACCGGTTTGGCGCAGTTTGCACCAGACGGTTCAGAACAAGATGCATTAGCGGAGTATCTTGCCAATCGCTTTTCGGAAAGTCCTTTTGACAAACTCGACTCTAGTCGTGACTTCGATACTCGGATTCAGAACGTTAGCTTCCGTGATAATACGGTCATCAACTCTCAAATTCAGCTAAGTGTGCTAGGGACTTTTGAAACAGGAAGCTTTGATGAGGGTGCTGCAGAAATTCCTGCCTACGACCCCATCAGCCAACGTGTCTTCATCGTTAATGCCAAAAACAGCCGCGTTGATGTTCTTGATATCAGCAATCCTAGTCAACCAACTTTAGTTGGATTTATTGACACTTCAAGCTTTGGCTCTCCGAATAGTATCGCGATTCAAAATGGGTTGGTTGCGATCGCTGTTCAAAATGTAAATCCGCAGGAAAATGGTCAGGTATTCTTCTACCAGTCCACTGCCAGTTCATTCAATGCACCGCTGCGAGCGATTGAAGTTGGTGCATTACCCGATATGCTCACCTTCACACCTGATGGCTCTAAAGTATTAGTTGCTAATGAAGGTGAGCCCAATGAGGATTACACAGTTGATCCTGAAGGTTCTGTTAGCATCATTGATCTCAGTCTTGGGCTACAAAATGCTCAAGTCAGAACTGCAACTTTCACCGCTTTCAACGAACGTAAGGCAGAACTACAGGCTGCTGGCGTTCGGATTTTGAAAGATGATGCAACAGTTGCCGAGGATGTAGAACCAGAGTACATTGCTGTCTCTCCAGATGGCAAAACTGCAGTGGTGACTCTCCAAGAAGCCAATGCAGTTGCCTTCATTGATCTGGCAACTGCAACGGTTACCGATATCAAGCCACTCGGTCTGAAAGACTTCAGTCTCCCAGGCAATGCACTGGATCCCAGCGATCGTGATGGAGGTATTAACCTCCGTAATGTCCCTGTTTTCGGACTTTATCAACCTGATGCGATCGCTTCTTTCGTAGGAGCTGATGGAAAGACCTACTACATCACAGCGAATGAAGGTGATAGCCGCATCCGTCCTACAGGGGATGATATCCTTCCTGACGTGGGCGAAGGCGAT
The sequence above is a segment of the Synechococcus elongatus PCC 11801 genome. Coding sequences within it:
- a CDS encoding M61 family metallopeptidase, yielding MTLAQATADFLAIAAQGLTYRVAMPNPCNHLFEVTLQISDWQADRVTVQLPAWTPGSYLLREYVRHLQGFQAQTTTGQPLPWRKLRKNAWQIETQGYCDLQVSYQVLATELTVRTNHLDRSHGFFTPAALCLYIEDWRDRPCQVEIIAPEDWTIATALPAIASNRFQAADYDTLVDSPFELGPEQTQAFTVLGKKHYWRIWGGSLNSDRLVADTTRLIETEAQIFGGLPYDHYWFILHLSSGGYGGLEHRDSTVLAFDRHTITEPEGYRRFLQLVAHEFFHLWNVKRIRPKALEQFDYEAENYTPSLWFSEGATSYYDLLLPLRAGLYGVNTFLEALSKDLSRYLTTPGRAVQPLSESSFDAWVKLYRRDAYSDNQQMSYYLKGQLVCWLLDLEIRHHQPDRSFDDVLRLLWQRYGQPQEVGFEEAELRQIFSEVAGVDLTSFFDRYVDGLEELPIAKAIESVGLKLQPQSSEHPSHGLRLADEQGRCQVKFVASNSPGEQAGLMIGDELVALNGLRVTAESFTRRLGSCQAGQTLELTIFHDDQLQSRWLTLAEPQPQSYTLRLSSEATPEQRDRFQRWLGLESQS
- a CDS encoding histone deacetylase family protein, whose protein sequence is MDLPLVYHPSYSAPLPSTHRFPMAKFRLLYDRLLHDRVVSPQQFQQPDRPPLEWLALVHSLDYIQSYSEGQLDERSLRRIGLPWSPALVERTWIAVGGTILTARLALQHGLACNLAGGTHHAFPDYGSGFCIFNDCAIAAKLLLQEELVERILIVDLDVHQGDGTAWIFRDEPRVFTFSMHCEANFPARKQQSDCDVALAEGMEDDAYLQKLAHYLPDLLSQFRPDLVIYNAGVDPHAGDRLGKLALTDTGLFRREMQVLETCVRQGYPVASVLGGGYCEDFDALVYRHSLCQRAASDVYRTAA
- a CDS encoding choice-of-anchor I family protein, with amino-acid sequence MSQFTLQLLHFSDQEAGIPALEDAPNLSAVLKALKDQDGDDADTNPDYQNTLILSSGDAYIPGTFLDASVQAYGGQGRADILIQNELGVQAISFGNHEFDLGTGLIANLLKPSEDGSYLGAAFPYLSGNLNFSADPNLAPLVTIDGQEASTIAGKIAASTIITVNGEKIGVVGATTPILRTISSPGAVQIEPVPFGGVPTAQELDALAAIIQADVDALLANNSDLNKVVLLSHMQQISIEQEIAKRLRNVDIIVAGGSNTRLLDSNDVLRAGDTKQGEYPFFTNDADGKPIAVVNTDGNYKYVGRLVINFDENGNIIADSYDPEISGVYATDDAGVAALNAQDLVDPEIQEIVDNLSGVIASLDGSIFGSTDVFLNGLRGDVRIQETNLGNLSADANLAYAKSVDSTVTLSLKNGGGIRNNIGFITFPEGSTDPNDALRLPPAANPLANKDEGDVSQLDITNSLSFNNGLTLITLTAEELLEIVEYGFAASSLNDSNTQGRFPQIGGFSVAIDLTRDPGDRVISLAIKDEEGRDIDVVVRNGEIVGNPARTFRMVTLSFLADGGDGYPFPTGEATNRIDLAQPTEAERTGLAQFAPDGSEQDALAEYLANRFSESPFDKLDSSRDFDTRIQNVSFRDNTVINSQIQLSVLGTFETGSFDEGAAEIPAYDPISQRVFIVNAKNSRVDVLDISNPSQPTLVGFIDTSSFGSPNSIAIQNGLVAIAVQNVNPQENGQVFFYQSTASSFNAPLRAIEVGALPDMLTFTPDGSKVLVANEGEPNEDYTVDPEGSVSIIDLSLGLQNAQVRTATFTAFNERKAELQAAGVRILKDDATVAEDVEPEYIAVSPDGKTAVVTLQEANAVAFIDLATATVTDIKPLGLKDFSLPGNALDPSDRDGGINLRNVPVFGLYQPDAIASFVGADGKTYYITANEGDSRIRPTGDDILPDVGEGDIFNEEVRVGSNSYVLDPTIFPNAAELKQNSNLGRLTVTNKSGDLDGDGDFDQIVTFGARSFSILNSEGELVFDSGDQLERITASFFPQNFNASNDNNDLDNRSDNKGPEPEGVVTGQINDRVYAFVGLERTGGVIVYDVTSPTSPTFVQYLNNRNFNADVETAEAGDLGPEGLAFISAEDSPNGKPLLVVGNEISGTTTIYEINVDSNPDLIKLDNSAQIAYITLLGRPGDREGLAFWNQVLRDTEISYDPLAGDFLLGGEIQAFDAFINSFGSSPEVSQIYGQKTAAEQVDLIYNFAFNRSAEDAGKAFWVNQLSSQQLNLAELAFEIGLNAVGNDAVILNNKIRSATLFSDSIDTGIELTAYQGTQADSFGRQWLSQFDFTQSSQAQVDSALNTLVDGLSLF